In Hirundo rustica isolate bHirRus1 chromosome 2, bHirRus1.pri.v3, whole genome shotgun sequence, one genomic interval encodes:
- the LOC120748152 gene encoding solute carrier family 25 member 33-like isoform X1 gives MSQPGTLLHLLAGGCGGTAGAILTCPLEVVKTRLQSSQLALRPLCLPEMQLPGMSVRLMNPTPPSPGVLTLLRAILEKEGKRSLFRGLGPNLAGVAPSRAIYFAAYSATKERLNTVLVPESKKVHILAAACAGISSATLTNPIWLVKTRMQLEARVKGETASTALQCAMHVYHTEGLRGFYRGITASYAGVSETIIHFVIYEALKKELQNSQHSRSPSLTLPPDNDFFGLMGAAAVSKTCATCIAYPHEVIRTRLREEGSRYRSLTQTLQLVVREEGPLALYRGLLAHLIRQIPNAAIMMATYELIIHLASST, from the exons ATgtggtggcacagctggagccatCCTGACCTGTCCCCTGGAAGTGGTGAAGACACGTCTGCAGTCCTCCCAGCTGGCACTGCGGCCTCTGTGCCTCCCAGAGATGCAGCTGCCGGGGATGAGTGTGAGGCTGATGAATCCCACCCCACCATCTCCTGGAGTGCTCACGTTGCTGAG GGCCATCCTTGAGAAGGAAGGCAAACGGTCCCTGTTCCGAGGTCTGGGTCCAAACCTCGCTGGGGTTGCTCCCTCCCG GGCTATATATTTTGCTGCCTATTCTGCTACTAAGGAGAGGCTTAATACTGTCCTGGTACCAGAGTCCAAGAAAGTACACATATTagcagcagcctgtgcag GCATCAGCTCAGCCACACTCACCAACCCCATCTGGTTAGTGAAAACCAGGATGCAGCTGGAAGCCAG GGTGAAGGGGGAGACGgccagcactgctctccagtGTGCCATGCACGTGTACCACACTGAAGGCCTGCGTGGATTTTACCGTGGGATCACTGCCTCCTATGCTGGAGTGTCAGAGACCATCATACACTTCGTCATCTACGAAGCGCTGAAAAAGGAGCTGCAAAACAGCCAGCATTCCCGTTCCCCATCGCTCACACTTCCGCCGGACAACGATTTCTTTGGCCTTATGGGCGCCGCTGCTGTCTCCAAAACATGTGCTACGTGCATTGCGTATCCACACG AGGTCATTCGGACGCGGTTGCGAGAGGAAGGGTCGCGGTACCGTTCCTTGACACAGACTCTGCAGCTCGTGGTGCGTGAGGAGGGACCCTTGGCTTTATACCGGGGGCTGCTGGCACACCTGATCCGCCAGATCCCAAACGCAGCCATCATGATGGCTACCTATGAACTCATCATACATCTGGCCTCTTCCACCTAA
- the LOC120748152 gene encoding solute carrier family 25 member 36-A-like isoform X2, translating to MQLPGMSVRLMNPTPPSPGVLTLLRAILEKEGKRSLFRGLGPNLAGVAPSRAIYFAAYSATKERLNTVLVPESKKVHILAAACAGISSATLTNPIWLVKTRMQLEARVKGETASTALQCAMHVYHTEGLRGFYRGITASYAGVSETIIHFVIYEALKKELQNSQHSRSPSLTLPPDNDFFGLMGAAAVSKTCATCIAYPHEVIRTRLREEGSRYRSLTQTLQLVVREEGPLALYRGLLAHLIRQIPNAAIMMATYELIIHLASST from the exons ATGCAGCTGCCGGGGATGAGTGTGAGGCTGATGAATCCCACCCCACCATCTCCTGGAGTGCTCACGTTGCTGAG GGCCATCCTTGAGAAGGAAGGCAAACGGTCCCTGTTCCGAGGTCTGGGTCCAAACCTCGCTGGGGTTGCTCCCTCCCG GGCTATATATTTTGCTGCCTATTCTGCTACTAAGGAGAGGCTTAATACTGTCCTGGTACCAGAGTCCAAGAAAGTACACATATTagcagcagcctgtgcag GCATCAGCTCAGCCACACTCACCAACCCCATCTGGTTAGTGAAAACCAGGATGCAGCTGGAAGCCAG GGTGAAGGGGGAGACGgccagcactgctctccagtGTGCCATGCACGTGTACCACACTGAAGGCCTGCGTGGATTTTACCGTGGGATCACTGCCTCCTATGCTGGAGTGTCAGAGACCATCATACACTTCGTCATCTACGAAGCGCTGAAAAAGGAGCTGCAAAACAGCCAGCATTCCCGTTCCCCATCGCTCACACTTCCGCCGGACAACGATTTCTTTGGCCTTATGGGCGCCGCTGCTGTCTCCAAAACATGTGCTACGTGCATTGCGTATCCACACG AGGTCATTCGGACGCGGTTGCGAGAGGAAGGGTCGCGGTACCGTTCCTTGACACAGACTCTGCAGCTCGTGGTGCGTGAGGAGGGACCCTTGGCTTTATACCGGGGGCTGCTGGCACACCTGATCCGCCAGATCCCAAACGCAGCCATCATGATGGCTACCTATGAACTCATCATACATCTGGCCTCTTCCACCTAA